GCGAAATCATTCCGATCCGCGCCGTCAAGTCGCGCGTCGAGGGCGATGTCGGCTATCTCCGCGTCATCTCGTTCACCGAGAAGACCTATGACGACCTGGAAGCCGCGATCGAAAAGATCAAGAAGGAATTGCCGGGCGACAAGCTGAAAGGCTATGTCCTCGACCTGCGCCTCAATCCGGGCGGCCTTCTCGACCAGGCAATCTACGTTTCAGACGCCTTCCTGGAGCGTGGCGAAGTGGTATCGACCCGCTCCCGCGATCCGCAGGACACCCGCCGCTTCAACGCGACGGCCGGTGACCTGACCGATGGCAAGCCTGTCATCGTGCTTGTCAACGGCGGCTCTGCATCGGCGTCGGAAATCGTTGCCGGCGCCCTGCAGGACCTGAAGCGGGCAACGGTGCTCGGCACGCGCTCCTTCGGCAAGGGATCGGTTCAGACGATCATCCCGATGGGCGAAAAGGGTGCGCTGCGGCTCACCACGGCGCTCTACTACACGCCGTCTGGAAAATCGATCCAGGGGACCGGCATCGAACCCGACATCAAGGTGGATCAGCCGCTTCCGGAAGAACTTCAGGGCAAGGTTCGCACGGAAGGCGAATCCTCGCTGCCGGGCCACATCAAGGGGCAGGACGAAGGCGAGGAAGGTTCGGGCTCCGTTGCTTACGTGCCGCCGGAAGCCAAGGACGATGTCCAGCTCAACTACGCACTCGATCTGCTGCGCGGCGTGAAGAACGATCCGGCCTTCCCGGCCGATCCGCAGAAGGCGTCGCTTCAGTAAAGACCTCAATCGGCCGCCCGCGTATCCAGGATACGCGGGCGGCCTCTTCGTATCCGGGCCGCCGGCATCACTGGAAGTTTCGCATGGACCTTCATGCACCGCTCGGTCAGGGGCGAAAGGACAAGAGCCGAGGCAAGGCGCGCCTCCGCGTGTCTACCGTGTCGTCCGCGTTTGCCGTTCTCGCCCTGTTCGGCCTGTCTGCCTGGACAGCCCTGTCGCCCGTAGCACTGCGCAACGAACCACCGATCGGCCTGACGCCCACACCCCCGCAAGCAAGTGAAATCGCCGAAAGCGAGACTGACCGCAATCCGAAGGATGGACCTGCCGGCATTGCGACCAGCGGCCCGAACGACGGTGCCGTCATCCGCCGCACGACGACGGCCGATGGCAATGTGGTGACCACGTTCAGCCCCAATGCCCGCAAGGGCCCTGTTGTCATCGGCTCGAGCCCCACCCAGGATCCGCGTCTGGCCGGCCAGCCCAACGAGGAGCTGATCGAAATGACGGACGCGGGTGGACTTCCCACCGTCTCCGCTTCCGGTCTCCGCCCCGTCGACTTCTACGCCCGTCCATGGTCAGGCGCACGCGGCACCCGCATTGCAATCGTCATCGGCGGCATCGGCCTCAGCCAGACAGGCAGCCAGAAAGCCATTCGCGACCTGCCGGAGGACATCACGCTCGCTTTCGCCGCGACCGGCAACAGCTTGCAGCGCTGGATGCAGGAGGCCCGCCGCAAGGGACACGAAATCGTCCTGCAGGTGCCGATGGAACCTTTCGATTATCCCGCCATGGATCCGGGACGCGGCACGCTGCTCGCCGAAAAGGCGGCGACGAGCAATCTCGCCAACCTCCATCAGGCCATGGCGCAGATCACCAATTACACCGGCATCATGAACTACATGGGCGCCCGGTTCCTGGCCGATGACAAGGCCATGGACCCTGTCATGCGCGATATTGGCGAACGTGGACTGATGTTCCTCGATGACGGCTCCACGGCACGCTCCCTGTCCGGCGATTTCGCCAAGGCAATCGGCATCCCACATGCCTATGCCGACGTCATGATCGACGCGCAGGTCGATCGCCGGGCGATCCTGGCCAAGCTCGACGAGCTGGAACGCATTGCCCGGCGCAACGGCCAGGCCGTCGGGGTCGGCGCCGCCTTTGACGAGACGATTTCAGCTGTCAGCGAATGGCGGGACGAAGCCGTTGCCCGCGGCATAGAATTTGTCGGCGTTTCAGCATTGGCCAATGAAAACAGACCCTGAGGACCGCATGACCGACCCCGTATCGACGAAGCCCATGGTTAAGGCCGAGGATCTGCCCTATCGCCCCTGTGTCGGGATCATGGTGCTGAACCGGGAGGGTCTGGTCTGGTCCGGCCGGCGCATTCCGCAAGGCAATTCCGAGTATGACGGATCACCGCAACTCTGGCAGATGCCCCAGGGCGGCATCGATCCCGGCGAAGATGCGCTGCCCGCCGCCATGCGCGAACTCTACGAGGAAACCGGCATGAAGACCGTTTCGCTTCTGGCCGAGGCGAGCCGCTGGATCAATTACGACCTGCCTGCAGAACTGATCGGCATCGGCCTGAAAGGCAAGTTCCGCGGCCAGACCCAGCGCTGGTTCGCCTTCCGCTTTGAAGGCGACGAAAGCGAGATCGCCATCAACCCACCGCCTGGTGGTCACGAGGCGGAATTCGATGCCTGGGACTGGAAGCCGATTGAGGACTTGCCTGACCTCATCGTTCCGTTCAAGCGGCGCGTCTATGAAGAGGTCGTTGCAGAGTTCGCCCATTTGGCAGGGTAAACGAAGCTTCCGGTCCGCTCACGCCCCGCTCGCGAACTCGAAGCCTTCGTCGGCCCAGCCGGTCATACCGCCGATCATCACCTTGACCCTGCGCCCCAACCGCGCAAGCCGAAGCGCCGCCCGATCGGTGCCGTTGCAATGCGGTCCGGCGCAATAGACGACGAACAGCGTATCCTCGGGCCACTCCGCCATTTTCCGCTCGGTCATCTTGCCATGCGGCAGGTTGATTGCGGCAGGCACATGGGACTTTTCGAATAGCTTCGGCCCTCGCACGTCGAGCAGCACGAAGTCGGGATCACCCCGGCTGAGGGATTCGTGCACATCCCAGCAATCGGTCTCGAAGGAAAGCCTTGCAGTATAGTGCGCAGCAACGAGGGCAGGTTCGGCAGCGGGGATTTCACTCACAAGGCTCGACATGGCAGCATCCTTTCATTCGAACGATGAAAGAACGTTGCATTTTTGCCAGCTTCGATGAAACTGGCTTGAATGACAACATGCGTAAAGATCACGCCAATGGCGCAACATCATCGCGGTAACGACGCAGACGGGTATGGAACTGACGTGTCGATCGATGCGCCTCTGTCCGAAGACCCGCGGCAGACTTCGCCTTTCGCCATCTCGCCGCTCATCGGCCCACGCGTCGTGACGCTGGCCTATGATGGCCTCTGCACCTTCGAATTCGGCGTCGCCGCGGAAGTCTTCGGCCTCGCGCGACCCGAAATGGGGGAGGGCTGGTATCGTCATGCCACGGCAGCCATCGAAGCCGGACCTTTGCGCGCGGCCGGCGGACTGACCGTGATGGCAACCGGCGGGTTGGCGCTCCTCGAAGAAGCGGATCTGATCGTCGTGCCCGGCTGGCGTGGGATCGACGAGCCTGTCCCGAAGACGCTGCTTCAGGCCTTGCGCGCCGCGTATAGCCGAGGCGCCCGGCTGATGTCACTTTGCTCCGGTGTTGCAGTGCTTGCCGCCACCGGACTGCTCGACGGTCGCCGTGCCACCACGCATTGGCGCTATGCCGATGCGATTGCGGCACGCCATCCCGAAATCCGCCTCGATCCGGATGTGCTCTATGTCGATGAGGGTGAGATCCTGACCGCCGCCGGAAGCGCGGCCGGCATTGATCTCTGCCTGCATGTCGTCCGCCGCGATTTTGGCGCAGAGGCGGCCAACAGCGTCGCCCGGCGCCTCGTGGTCCCCCCCCATCGGGAGGGCGGCCAGGTACAATTCATCGTCAGGCCGGTGCCGCAGGAGCGCGAGGGTCAACGGCTCAGCCCCCTGATCGGCTGGATCGACGCCAATCTGCAGCGCGAGGTGACGCTCGCCGAAATGGCTGCACGGGCCGGCATGAGTACACGGACATTCCAGCGCCGGTTCCGTGACGCGACCGGTACGAGCCCGGGGGAGTTTCTGCTTGCCCGCAGGCTGCGCCACGCCTGCGACCTTCTGGAACGGCAGGCAAGACTGTCGCTCGATGACATTGCAGTCGCCTCGGGCTTCGGCACGCCGGCGACGCTGCGTCACCATTTTCGCACCCGCCTCTCCACAAGCCCTGCAGCTTATCGAGCCCGTTTTGCACAGGGATCCTGAGATGGCTTCGCTGGCGCACAGGGAAATATCAGCCGCAAAGAAATAGAGCCTGTAGTGGCGGCGATTCACAAACATCCCTGAATCACGGCGCGATTTTACCGTTCGGCGGATGCAGCCTCTTCGGCGCTTTCCTCGATCCGCTCCATATCATCGTCGGACAGGCCGAAATGATGGCCGATTTCGTGGATCAGCACATGAGTGATGATGTCACCCAGCGTCTCCTCGTTCTCGGCCCAATAGTCGAGGATCGGCCGGCGATAGAGCGTGATCCGGTTCGGCATCGTGCCCGTTTCCATGGAAAATCGCTCGGACAGACCCTGACCCTCGAAGAGGCCCAGAAGGTCGAAAGGCGTTTCGAGCGCCATGTCTTCGAACACTTCATCCGTCGGAAAGTCGGTGATCTCGATGATGAGATCCTTGCTCAGGTCGCGGAATTCTTGCGGCAGGTGGCCATAGGCCTCAATCGCCAGCGACTCGAACGTGCTGATCGTCGGGGCGTGCCGTTCATGCCAATCCTCGCTCTGGTCTATGCGGGCCATGAATACTCCTTACTGACCGCAGATATAGGATGTTTGCAGCGGCATTTCGAGAGTGAATTCAACAGAGGAATAAATTCTCATTTGAATCGGGTTGACTCTCGCGCGAAGCTCTGGAATCCATAGGAACAAATAGAGAACAATTCATCAGGAGAGATCGTCATGGGCGAGGGCCCTCAGGCGCGGGAGACGCTTTTTGCCTTGCGAGAGGCAATTGCCCGGATCGAGGGAAAGCCGGACCATGCCGCACGCCTGACAGCCGGCCTACACCCGGAGGCAGGTGAAGCGACACCAGAGGAGAGGCTGGAGGGACAGGGGCTCTTTGATGGCATGATGGACGAAATCCTTGCCCCGGGTACTTTGGTCGAACTCAGGGGTCTCCGGTTACAGCAGGCTGGCTCTGTGGCCGGCTTCGGCCTGGCCCTTGCCCTCATGGCTGCGGAAAAGAACGCGAAGGCAAGGCAGCGCCTGCTCTTGGTCGCCGACCCCCATGTCGTGCGCGAAGCCGGCCTTGCCTATGCACCCGGCCTCCACGACTTCGGCATGTCAACTGCCGGACTGGTCCATGCCCTGCCGCGCCGCATCGAGGATGCGTTGTGGCTCGCCGAGGCAGCCCTCACCTCGCGCGCCTTTTCCACCGTGCTTCTCGAAGTGCACGGCAATCCAAAGAAATTCGGCCTCACCGAGAGCCGGCGCCTGAGTCTCAAGGCGCGTGCCACCGGTGGAAGGCTTCTGATCCTCCGCCAGGCCGGCGAGGAAGAGGCTTCCAGCGCTTTTCTTCGCCTGTCTGTCGAACCCGCGCCGGCGGCGGCGCGCCATCTCGCCGACGGATCCCTGCTAAGCGGCAGCATCGGGTCTCCCGTCTTTCGCATCACCCCTGAGAAATCCCGCATCCCGGGCTCACCCGAACTCATTCTGGAGTGGAATTCCGATGACCGCCGCCTTCACCTTTTCGAACAGTTCCAACCATCCGGCCTCGGATCGCCGCATTCTGTCGCTCTTTTTCCCAAAGCTTCCGACCGACCGCATCGCCAGGCGGCGCTGGGGTCTCTCCTGGCGTTTGCTCCACGCCTCGACCGCGCATCCTGAACTTCCCCCGCTGGCCTGTGCCGGCCGGATCGCCAATGCCATGCGCATCACGGCACTGGATGAAACGGCGGAAAGCTTTGGCCTTCGGACCGGCCAGGGACTGGCGGAAGCCCGTGCCATTTGTCCGAGCCTCGATGTGGTGGAGGCGGATCCTGCCGCAGACCGCGCACTGCTCGGCGCCGTCGCCGACTGGTGCGACCGTTATACACCGCTGGTGGCGCTGGACGGCGACGACGGCCTGATGCTTGATATCACCGGCTGCGCGCATCTCTTCGGCGGCGAAGAAAGGCTGGTCGAGGATGTCGATCGCCGCCTGACCGCCTTCGGCCTTGCCGTCCGCATCTCGGTTGGTCCGACGCCGGGTCTGGCCCGTGCCTGCAGCCGCTTTGGCGGCCCGAGGCATATTGCAGCCTCAGAGTCCTCGGCAGCGCTCGCCCCCCTGCCGACCGTCGCTCTGCGGCTCCAATCCCAAACAGTGATGGATCTCGCCCGTGTCGGCCTGAAGACGGTTGGTGACCTTCTCGCGGCTCCGCGACCGCCGATCACCCGCCGTTTCGGGCGGGAACCGATGCTCCGCCTCGACCAGGCCCTTGGACGCGAGGGTGAGCCGATCTCACCCAGGCGCCATCTGCCGCTGCTGTCGGCCGAACGACGGCTCGCGGAACCGATCATGACAGAGGATCAGGTAATCGATCTCGCCGGTCGCCTCGCTGCGGGCCTGAAGACCTCGCTGGAGGCCCGTGGCGAAGGGGGCCGGCTGTTTGAGCTTCTCGTCTTCCGGGTCGACGGCCGGGTCTTCCGCATCGAGGTCGGCGCCTCGGCTCCCTTGCGCGACATCGCGCGCATCAAGGCACTCTTCGAGGAGCGACTTTCTGTCCTGCACGACGATCTCGAGGCTGGTTTCGGCTTCGAACTCGTCCGCCTCAATGTTCTCCTGAGCGAGACTTACGACACAAGCCAGGCCGAACTTGCCGGCGAGGAGGACAATCGCGAAGACCTCACGCGGTTCCTCGATCAGGTTTCGGCCCGTTTGGGTGAACGCGCACTCCGTCTGCCCGTGCCGCTTGCCAGCCATTGGCCGGAGAGAGCGTCGATCCATGCACCGACCACCGATGCGCTGAAGGAACTCGACCATCCGCCAGCGCGGACAGAAGTGGTCGCGAGACCGGTTCGAGGCCTGCGCCCCTTGCGCCTGCTCGATCGCCCCGAACAGGTCGAGGTGATGTCCGCCGTTCCGGACGGCCCGCCGGCAAGCTTTCGCTGGCGCCGTGTCCAGCGGCGCATCCTGCGGGCGGAGGGGCCGGAACGCCTTGCCCCGGAATGGTGGGTCGATGGCGAGGACGCCCCGCCCCGGGATTATTTCCGCATCGAGGATACCGACGGCCAGCGCTTCTGGCTTTATCGCCAGGGCCTTTACGAGCGGCGGACCGTGACCCCGTCCTGGTTCCTCCAGGGCTTCTTTGCGTGAGGCACGCGCCATGACCACGACCCCCTTTTACGAGATCGGACTGCGCAGCAACTTCTCCTTTCTGGACGGCGCCTCCCATGCCGAGGAACTGGTGCAGCAGGCGCTTCTCATCGGCCTCTCGGGTCTCGGCCTCGCCGACCGAAACACGGTTGCCGGTGTCGTGCGTCTGCATGCCTCGGCCAAGCTGAACGGTCTCGAGTTCCGACCCGGTGCCCGCCTGGTCTTTGACGACGAAACGCCCGAGCTTCTCGCCTATCCGATGAACCGCAAGGGATGGGGCAATCTCTGCCGCATGCTGAGCGAGGGAAATCTGCGGTCGAAAAAGGGCATCTGCACGCTTTGGGAGAAGGATCTTCTTGACTGGTCGGAACATCTTCTTTTCATCGCCATGCCTCCCTCACTGCCCAAGGCTGCCGATGTCGAGAGATTCGAGATCCGTCTTGCCCATATTCGACCCTGGCTTGGGGATCGGCTCCACCTCGCCCTTGTTCCTCGCTATGACGGCTTCGACCAGAAGACCTTCGGCGAACTCGATGGGATAGCGAGAAGACTCGATCTTCCCCTGATCGCGACAAATGATGCCCTTTATCATGCGCCGGAACGCAAACCCGTGGCCGATGTTGTCGTCGCGATCAAAGAGCATGTGACCATCGCCGAAGCCGGCTTGCGCCTGCATGCCCATGCCGAACGGCACCTGAAGAGCCCCGCCGAAATGGCCCGTCTTCTGAGCGCCTGGCCCGTGGCACTCGACAACAACATCCGTTTCTTTAGTCGGCTTAAGTTCTCTCTCGATGAACTGTCGCATCAGTATCCCGACGAAATCTTCGATGGCGAATCCCCGGCTCTGGCCCTGCGCCGGCTGACCTATGAAGGCGCGCGAAAACGTTATCCGGACGAAATTCCGAGGAAAGTCCTTGGCCTGCTCGACTACGAACTCAAGCTGATCGCGGAGAAGCGTTACGAGCCCTATTTTCTCACCGTCTACCGGATCGTCTGCCATGCGCGCGAGGAGGGTATCCTGTGCCAGGGCCGCGGATCGGCCGCCAATTCCGCCGTCTGTTTCTGCCTCGGCATCACAGAGGTGGACCCGCAAAAGACGACCCTGCTCTTCGATCGCTTCATTTCCACCGAACGCGACGAACCGCCCGATATCGACGTCGATTTCGAGCATGCGAAGCGCGAAGAGGTGATCCGGTTCATCTACGAGACTTACGGCCGGGAGCATGCGGCACTGACCGCTGCCGTCATCAGCTACCGCGCCCGTTCCGCCGGTCGCGAGGTCGCCAAGGCCTTCGGCCTGTCGGATGATGTACAGTCCGCACTCGCCGGTTCGATCTGGGGCTGGTGGACCAGCCATTTCACCGAAGACCAGGCCAAGGCCGCCGGGCTCGACCTCAAGGATCCGACCACACGGAACGTCCTCGCCTATGCGCAGGCCTTGCAGAATTTTCCCCGGCATCTCTCCCAGCATGTCGGCGGCTTCGTCATCACCCGGGACCGCCTGGACGAAGTGGTTCCGATCATGAACACGGCGGACGGCCGCTATATGGTCGAATGGGACAAGGACGACCTCGATACGCTGAAGATCCTCAAGATCGACGTGCTGGCACTCGGCATGCTCACCTGCCTCGCCAAGGCTTTCAAGCTGCTGTCCATCCATCACGACCGCCACGAGACCCTCGCCTCGGTCAACGAAGATCAGCGCACAGAAGTCTACGACATGATTTGCCGCGCCGACACCCTCGGTGTCTTCCAGATAGAAAGCCGGGCGCAAATGAGCATGCTGCCGCGGCTGAAACCACGCGTTTTCTACGATCTTGTCATTGAGGTCGCCATCGTCCGCCCCGGCCCGATTCAGGGCAACATGGTCCATCCCTATCTCAAACGCCGCGCAGACAAGCTCGCGGGCCGCCCGATCGACTATCCAAGCCCCGAACTCCGGCAAGTGCTCGAGCGCACGCTGGGCGTGCCCCTCTTCCAGGAGCAGGCCATGCAGATCGCCATCACTGCCGCCGGTTTTACACCCGCCGAAGCCGACAGGCTGCGCCGCGCCATGGCCACCTTCCGCCGCACCGGCCAGGTCTCCAGCTTCCAGAAGCGTATGGTCGAAGGCATGGTCGAGCGCGGTTACGACCCTGAATTCGCGGCTCGCTGCTTCAGCCAGATCGAGGGTTTCGGCGAATACGGCTTCCCCGAAAGCCATGCGGCCTCTTTCGCCCTGCTCGTCTATGTCTCCTGTTGGTTCAAGGCCTTCTATCCGGACATCTTCTGCGCCGCGATCCTGAATTCCCAGCCGATGGGCTTCTATGCGCCGGGCCAGTTGGTGCGCGATGCCCGCGAACACGGCGTTGAGATGAGGCCCGTC
This DNA window, taken from Peteryoungia algae, encodes the following:
- a CDS encoding S41 family peptidase, translated to MIRRVSLLLVGALMGATAMSVIYSAGVPAQAAGNSTYRELSIFGDVFERIRAQYVTPPDENKLVESAINGMLTSLDPHSVYMNAKDAADMQTQTRGEFGGIGIEVTMEEELVKVITPIDDTPGAKAGILAGDFISEINGESVRGLKLEEAVEKMRGAVNTPIKLTILREGADKPLDITVTREIIPIRAVKSRVEGDVGYLRVISFTEKTYDDLEAAIEKIKKELPGDKLKGYVLDLRLNPGGLLDQAIYVSDAFLERGEVVSTRSRDPQDTRRFNATAGDLTDGKPVIVLVNGGSASASEIVAGALQDLKRATVLGTRSFGKGSVQTIIPMGEKGALRLTTALYYTPSGKSIQGTGIEPDIKVDQPLPEELQGKVRTEGESSLPGHIKGQDEGEEGSGSVAYVPPEAKDDVQLNYALDLLRGVKNDPAFPADPQKASLQ
- a CDS encoding divergent polysaccharide deacetylase family protein, which encodes MDLHAPLGQGRKDKSRGKARLRVSTVSSAFAVLALFGLSAWTALSPVALRNEPPIGLTPTPPQASEIAESETDRNPKDGPAGIATSGPNDGAVIRRTTTADGNVVTTFSPNARKGPVVIGSSPTQDPRLAGQPNEELIEMTDAGGLPTVSASGLRPVDFYARPWSGARGTRIAIVIGGIGLSQTGSQKAIRDLPEDITLAFAATGNSLQRWMQEARRKGHEIVLQVPMEPFDYPAMDPGRGTLLAEKAATSNLANLHQAMAQITNYTGIMNYMGARFLADDKAMDPVMRDIGERGLMFLDDGSTARSLSGDFAKAIGIPHAYADVMIDAQVDRRAILAKLDELERIARRNGQAVGVGAAFDETISAVSEWRDEAVARGIEFVGVSALANENRP
- a CDS encoding RNA pyrophosphohydrolase produces the protein MTDPVSTKPMVKAEDLPYRPCVGIMVLNREGLVWSGRRIPQGNSEYDGSPQLWQMPQGGIDPGEDALPAAMRELYEETGMKTVSLLAEASRWINYDLPAELIGIGLKGKFRGQTQRWFAFRFEGDESEIAINPPPGGHEAEFDAWDWKPIEDLPDLIVPFKRRVYEEVVAEFAHLAG
- a CDS encoding rhodanese-like domain-containing protein, which codes for MSSLVSEIPAAEPALVAAHYTARLSFETDCWDVHESLSRGDPDFVLLDVRGPKLFEKSHVPAAINLPHGKMTERKMAEWPEDTLFVVYCAGPHCNGTDRAALRLARLGRRVKVMIGGMTGWADEGFEFASGA
- the ftrA gene encoding transcriptional regulator FtrA, whose amino-acid sequence is MAQHHRGNDADGYGTDVSIDAPLSEDPRQTSPFAISPLIGPRVVTLAYDGLCTFEFGVAAEVFGLARPEMGEGWYRHATAAIEAGPLRAAGGLTVMATGGLALLEEADLIVVPGWRGIDEPVPKTLLQALRAAYSRGARLMSLCSGVAVLAATGLLDGRRATTHWRYADAIAARHPEIRLDPDVLYVDEGEILTAAGSAAGIDLCLHVVRRDFGAEAANSVARRLVVPPHREGGQVQFIVRPVPQEREGQRLSPLIGWIDANLQREVTLAEMAARAGMSTRTFQRRFRDATGTSPGEFLLARRLRHACDLLERQARLSLDDIAVASGFGTPATLRHHFRTRLSTSPAAYRARFAQGS
- a CDS encoding metallopeptidase family protein, with the translated sequence MARIDQSEDWHERHAPTISTFESLAIEAYGHLPQEFRDLSKDLIIEITDFPTDEVFEDMALETPFDLLGLFEGQGLSERFSMETGTMPNRITLYRRPILDYWAENEETLGDIITHVLIHEIGHHFGLSDDDMERIEESAEEAASAER
- a CDS encoding ImuA family protein, which gives rise to MGEGPQARETLFALREAIARIEGKPDHAARLTAGLHPEAGEATPEERLEGQGLFDGMMDEILAPGTLVELRGLRLQQAGSVAGFGLALALMAAEKNAKARQRLLLVADPHVVREAGLAYAPGLHDFGMSTAGLVHALPRRIEDALWLAEAALTSRAFSTVLLEVHGNPKKFGLTESRRLSLKARATGGRLLILRQAGEEEASSAFLRLSVEPAPAAARHLADGSLLSGSIGSPVFRITPEKSRIPGSPELILEWNSDDRRLHLFEQFQPSGLGSPHSVALFPKASDRPHRQAALGSLLAFAPRLDRAS
- a CDS encoding Y-family DNA polymerase, with the translated sequence MRITALDETAESFGLRTGQGLAEARAICPSLDVVEADPAADRALLGAVADWCDRYTPLVALDGDDGLMLDITGCAHLFGGEERLVEDVDRRLTAFGLAVRISVGPTPGLARACSRFGGPRHIAASESSAALAPLPTVALRLQSQTVMDLARVGLKTVGDLLAAPRPPITRRFGREPMLRLDQALGREGEPISPRRHLPLLSAERRLAEPIMTEDQVIDLAGRLAAGLKTSLEARGEGGRLFELLVFRVDGRVFRIEVGASAPLRDIARIKALFEERLSVLHDDLEAGFGFELVRLNVLLSETYDTSQAELAGEEDNREDLTRFLDQVSARLGERALRLPVPLASHWPERASIHAPTTDALKELDHPPARTEVVARPVRGLRPLRLLDRPEQVEVMSAVPDGPPASFRWRRVQRRILRAEGPERLAPEWWVDGEDAPPRDYFRIEDTDGQRFWLYRQGLYERRTVTPSWFLQGFFA
- a CDS encoding error-prone DNA polymerase, which produces MTTTPFYEIGLRSNFSFLDGASHAEELVQQALLIGLSGLGLADRNTVAGVVRLHASAKLNGLEFRPGARLVFDDETPELLAYPMNRKGWGNLCRMLSEGNLRSKKGICTLWEKDLLDWSEHLLFIAMPPSLPKAADVERFEIRLAHIRPWLGDRLHLALVPRYDGFDQKTFGELDGIARRLDLPLIATNDALYHAPERKPVADVVVAIKEHVTIAEAGLRLHAHAERHLKSPAEMARLLSAWPVALDNNIRFFSRLKFSLDELSHQYPDEIFDGESPALALRRLTYEGARKRYPDEIPRKVLGLLDYELKLIAEKRYEPYFLTVYRIVCHAREEGILCQGRGSAANSAVCFCLGITEVDPQKTTLLFDRFISTERDEPPDIDVDFEHAKREEVIRFIYETYGREHAALTAAVISYRARSAGREVAKAFGLSDDVQSALAGSIWGWWTSHFTEDQAKAAGLDLKDPTTRNVLAYAQALQNFPRHLSQHVGGFVITRDRLDEVVPIMNTADGRYMVEWDKDDLDTLKILKIDVLALGMLTCLAKAFKLLSIHHDRHETLASVNEDQRTEVYDMICRADTLGVFQIESRAQMSMLPRLKPRVFYDLVIEVAIVRPGPIQGNMVHPYLKRRADKLAGRPIDYPSPELRQVLERTLGVPLFQEQAMQIAITAAGFTPAEADRLRRAMATFRRTGQVSSFQKRMVEGMVERGYDPEFAARCFSQIEGFGEYGFPESHAASFALLVYVSCWFKAFYPDIFCAAILNSQPMGFYAPGQLVRDAREHGVEMRPVDVNHSVWDCTLEGDEQGQSAFDPARIASRHRSMTGVIKSRHAVRLGFRQIKGISESEMARLVERRGAGYDSIRDLWLRTRLPRTVIEKLADADCFSSLGLNRRDALWAAQALDAGAAVENLPLFLALPGQDLQQEVEVDLPRMLPGEEVLSDYRTLSFSLKAHPLSFLREAMHRAGLKSAADLETLAHGAKVEIAGLVLVRQRPGSAKGVIFMTLEDETGTMNAIVWPKTFELYRPVVMGARLVALRGRLQKAHGVIHVVADHLVDASARLGLLLEDLKTFDTLAHADEVRRPGIDPRQARHEKQARNQPIKPPPALPAAAPPPGHPRRSAMAELMPKGRNFH